A genomic stretch from Desulfobotulus mexicanus includes:
- a CDS encoding AAA family ATPase: MLRTFSIKNLSVFSEAKLHFSPGLNVLIGENGCGKSHLLKTAYAVMAASAEEGRKPGGESPSKTTLQKILADKLIHVLRPESLGRIARRKQGKERCELSFSFADKTLDCAFHFSSSSRSEVQLTKLPEIWQDKAPVFLPTRELMTLYPNFVSVYENHYLELEESWRDTCILLGALALKGPREKKVAELLAPLEKAMDGKVLLDQNGRFYLQRTGQGRIEMSLVAEGLRKLAMVSRLIATGTLLDKGCLFWDEPEASLNPRLIRLVAEVMISLAENGIQIFAATHSLFLLKELEVLSRQKNKSFPPHRYFALSLKDNEVSVEQGESLDTLQTLVLLDEELAQSDRFMETEA; encoded by the coding sequence ATGCTGAGAACCTTTTCCATTAAAAATCTGAGTGTTTTTTCAGAAGCAAAACTGCACTTTTCTCCGGGCCTGAATGTCCTTATCGGAGAAAACGGCTGCGGCAAATCCCACCTTCTTAAAACCGCCTATGCGGTCATGGCGGCCAGTGCGGAAGAAGGCAGAAAACCAGGCGGGGAAAGCCCTTCTAAAACCACCCTGCAAAAAATCCTTGCCGATAAACTCATCCATGTGCTGCGTCCGGAGTCCCTTGGCCGTATCGCCCGAAGAAAGCAGGGCAAGGAACGTTGTGAACTTTCCTTTTCCTTTGCGGACAAGACCCTGGACTGCGCCTTTCATTTTTCGTCTTCCAGCCGCTCTGAGGTACAGCTTACAAAGCTTCCTGAAATCTGGCAGGACAAGGCCCCGGTCTTTCTCCCTACACGGGAACTCATGACCCTTTACCCCAATTTTGTTTCCGTCTATGAGAACCATTATCTGGAGCTGGAGGAAAGCTGGCGGGATACCTGCATTCTCCTTGGAGCCCTTGCCTTAAAAGGGCCAAGGGAAAAAAAGGTGGCAGAACTCCTTGCCCCCCTTGAAAAAGCCATGGACGGCAAAGTGCTGCTGGATCAGAACGGACGCTTTTATCTTCAGCGCACAGGCCAGGGCCGCATCGAAATGAGCCTTGTGGCCGAAGGTCTGCGAAAGCTTGCTATGGTCTCCCGCCTCATCGCCACGGGAACCCTGCTGGATAAGGGTTGTCTTTTCTGGGACGAACCCGAAGCCAGCCTCAACCCCAGACTGATACGCCTTGTGGCGGAAGTGATGATAAGCCTTGCGGAAAACGGCATCCAGATTTTTGCGGCCACCCATTCCCTTTTCCTTTTAAAGGAACTGGAAGTTCTCAGCAGGCAGAAAAATAAGTCTTTTCCTCCCCACAGGTACTTTGCCCTCTCCCTGAAGGACAATGAAGTGAGCGTGGAGCAGGGGGAAAGCCTGGATACCCTTCAGACCCTTGTGCTGCTGGATGAGGAGCTGGCCCAGTCCGACCGCTTCATGGAAACGGAGGCATAG
- the gltX gene encoding glutamate--tRNA ligase: MLILFFHAPLWRIPGLSGKTKKPRFIVTDTIITRFPPSPTGYLHVGGARTALFNWLYARKTGGKFILRIEDTDTLRSTEESVKAIFEGLEWLGIDWDEGPFYQTKRFDIYKKYLDKLLTEEKAYCCTCSAEEVEAMREKARAEGRNPMYDGTCRHKKLPPQPGAVVRLLTPDTGSTRIDDVVKGPISIPNTEIDDFILCRSDGVYTYNFAVVIDDLTMDISHVIRGDDHVSNTPKQILIYKALDAPVPKFGHVPMVLGPDRARLSKRHGALGVMEYKKMGFLPEALLNYLVRLGWSHGDQEFFTIEDMKELFTLEAIGRSPGVFDVDKLTALNAEHMQKKSPAELLPLLLEQMTALGIPHEPEDPRLPAIIALLQPRSKTLVEMAEQTESFFVAPATYCEVAAKKNFKAGSVDVLKKVEEKLMAVEEDSLEAMESLLHSVCEEMDLKLGKVGGPLRVALTGKGQSPGMGETLALLGKERSLPRIRAAITHLEKT, translated from the coding sequence GTGTTAATTCTCTTTTTTCATGCGCCTCTCTGGCGCATTCCGGGCCTTTCAGGCAAAACCAAAAAACCGAGGTTCATCGTGACAGACACCATTATTACCCGCTTTCCGCCAAGCCCTACGGGATACCTCCATGTGGGGGGTGCCCGAACTGCCCTTTTCAACTGGCTCTATGCCCGGAAAACCGGAGGAAAATTCATCCTGCGCATTGAGGATACGGATACCCTGCGCTCCACCGAAGAATCCGTCAAGGCTATTTTCGAAGGACTGGAATGGCTGGGCATAGACTGGGACGAAGGTCCCTTCTACCAGACAAAACGTTTTGACATCTATAAAAAGTATCTGGACAAGCTCCTTACCGAAGAAAAAGCCTACTGCTGCACCTGTTCTGCCGAGGAAGTAGAAGCCATGAGGGAAAAAGCCAGAGCTGAGGGCCGCAACCCCATGTATGACGGCACCTGCCGCCATAAAAAACTTCCCCCACAGCCCGGTGCCGTAGTCCGCCTTCTCACTCCGGATACGGGCAGCACCCGCATTGATGATGTGGTCAAAGGTCCCATCTCCATACCCAATACAGAGATCGATGATTTTATTCTCTGCCGCAGCGACGGTGTGTACACCTATAATTTTGCCGTGGTCATTGATGACCTCACCATGGACATCAGCCACGTCATCCGGGGAGATGACCACGTCAGCAACACACCCAAACAGATTCTCATTTATAAAGCTCTGGATGCCCCCGTGCCGAAGTTCGGCCATGTACCCATGGTACTGGGTCCGGACCGTGCCCGGCTTTCCAAGCGCCATGGTGCCTTAGGCGTCATGGAATACAAAAAAATGGGTTTTCTCCCGGAAGCCCTGCTCAACTACCTTGTCCGCTTAGGCTGGTCCCATGGGGATCAGGAGTTTTTCACCATAGAAGATATGAAAGAGCTTTTCACTCTGGAAGCCATAGGCCGCTCTCCCGGAGTGTTTGACGTGGACAAGCTGACAGCACTCAATGCAGAGCACATGCAGAAGAAAAGCCCTGCTGAACTCCTTCCCCTGCTTCTGGAGCAGATGACAGCCCTTGGCATCCCCCATGAACCGGAAGATCCGAGACTGCCTGCCATCATTGCCCTGCTGCAGCCCAGAAGCAAGACCCTTGTGGAAATGGCAGAGCAGACGGAAAGCTTTTTTGTGGCCCCGGCCACTTATTGTGAGGTTGCCGCCAAAAAGAATTTTAAAGCCGGCAGTGTCGATGTCCTTAAAAAGGTGGAAGAAAAACTCATGGCAGTGGAAGAAGACTCTCTGGAAGCCATGGAGTCCCTGCTGCACAGCGTCTGCGAAGAAATGGATCTCAAGCTTGGCAAGGTCGGCGGCCCCCTCAGGGTGGCCCTCACTGGCAAAGGACAAAGCCCCGGCATGGGAGAAACCCTTGCCCTGCTCGGAAAAGAACGCAGCCTGCCCAGAATAAGGGCAGCCATCACCCATCTGGAAAAAACCTGA
- the rpmF gene encoding 50S ribosomal protein L32, with protein sequence MAVPKRKVSKSRRDKGRTHKKTAGVNVSACPECGEAKQSHAACRSCGTYKGRSVMAEMEA encoded by the coding sequence ATGGCTGTACCTAAGAGAAAAGTATCCAAGTCAAGAAGAGACAAGGGCCGGACCCATAAAAAAACGGCTGGAGTCAATGTTTCTGCCTGTCCTGAGTGCGGCGAAGCAAAACAGTCCCATGCTGCCTGCAGAAGCTGCGGTACCTATAAAGGACGCAGTGTTATGGCGGAAATGGAGGCCTGA
- the acpP gene encoding acyl carrier protein — MSVEDKVRKVIAEKLDVDIDEVVPEASLVEDLGADSLDLVELMMSMEDIFDVDISDEQAEKLRKVKDVIEFLDAL; from the coding sequence ATGTCCGTTGAGGATAAGGTTCGTAAGGTTATTGCGGAAAAGCTGGATGTGGATATTGACGAGGTTGTTCCCGAGGCTTCCCTTGTGGAGGACCTGGGGGCTGACTCTCTGGATCTTGTGGAGCTGATGATGAGCATGGAAGATATCTTTGATGTGGATATTTCCGATGAGCAGGCGGAAAAGCTGCGCAAGGTAAAAGACGTGATAGAATTTCTGGACGCCCTGTAA
- the fabF gene encoding beta-ketoacyl-ACP synthase II — MGAGNIRTLQKVAVTGIGMVSPLGLNLSESWEGLVQGRSGIGQISRFDTKGQSVTIAGEVKGFSAADYLARKEARRTPLFMAYALAASRMAVEDASMPEGWTLDGRTGVYAGCGIGGLEVMEENFRILAERGPGRVSPFLIPHFIGNMAGGMVAMHLGLKGPNLTYATACAAGAHAVGEAFRRIRDGYADVMLAGGSEAVISPVCLAGFSAMKALSTRNDTPESASSPFDRDRDGFVVGEGACFLVLENLEKAEARGARIYACIEGYGAGCDAYHITAPEPEGQGMAACMQEALKDAGRSPEEIDWVNAHGTGTPLNDVCETRAIRHVFGTHADRLAISAVKSMTGHLLGAAGAFAAGVSAMALFHGVLPPTRNLKNPDPACDLDYIPNLARRQAVRGALTNAFGFGGTNACLCMVSGSGSKRGNL; from the coding sequence ATGGGAGCCGGAAATATCCGTACCCTGCAGAAGGTTGCGGTAACGGGCATCGGTATGGTTTCTCCCCTTGGGCTTAATCTTTCTGAAAGCTGGGAGGGCCTTGTGCAGGGTCGTTCCGGTATCGGGCAGATAAGCCGTTTTGACACAAAGGGTCAGAGCGTTACCATAGCAGGAGAGGTGAAGGGTTTTTCCGCCGCAGATTATCTTGCAAGGAAGGAAGCCAGGCGTACTCCGCTTTTTATGGCCTATGCCCTTGCCGCATCCCGCATGGCCGTTGAGGATGCATCCATGCCGGAAGGCTGGACCCTTGACGGAAGAACCGGTGTGTATGCTGGTTGTGGTATAGGTGGCCTGGAAGTCATGGAGGAAAATTTCCGTATCCTTGCGGAAAGGGGGCCGGGGAGGGTCAGTCCCTTTCTGATTCCCCATTTCATAGGCAATATGGCCGGAGGTATGGTGGCCATGCATCTGGGGCTTAAGGGGCCAAATCTTACCTATGCCACGGCCTGCGCCGCCGGAGCCCATGCCGTGGGTGAGGCCTTTCGCAGAATCCGGGATGGTTATGCGGATGTGATGCTGGCCGGAGGCAGTGAGGCGGTTATCAGCCCTGTATGTCTTGCGGGTTTTTCAGCAATGAAGGCCCTTTCCACCCGCAATGATACACCGGAAAGTGCCAGCAGTCCCTTTGACAGGGACAGGGATGGTTTTGTGGTGGGAGAAGGTGCCTGTTTTCTTGTGCTGGAGAATCTGGAAAAAGCAGAGGCCCGGGGTGCCCGTATCTATGCCTGTATAGAGGGTTATGGTGCCGGATGCGATGCCTACCACATTACGGCTCCTGAGCCGGAAGGTCAGGGGATGGCCGCCTGTATGCAGGAAGCCCTGAAGGATGCGGGGCGTTCTCCGGAAGAGATAGACTGGGTGAATGCCCATGGTACGGGGACTCCCCTGAATGATGTATGTGAAACAAGGGCCATCCGCCATGTTTTCGGGACCCATGCGGACAGGCTTGCCATAAGTGCCGTGAAAAGCATGACCGGCCATCTTCTGGGGGCGGCGGGTGCCTTTGCCGCAGGGGTGAGTGCCATGGCACTTTTCCATGGTGTACTTCCCCCCACAAGGAATCTGAAAAATCCGGATCCCGCATGTGACCTTGACTATATCCCGAACTTGGCCAGAAGACAGGCGGTAAGAGGGGCGCTGACCAATGCCTTCGGTTTTGGTGGTACCAATGCCTGTCTGTGTATGGTTTCAGGTTCCGGCAGCAAAAGAGGCAATCTATGA
- the rpiB gene encoding ribose 5-phosphate isomerase B, whose translation MTEKKAILLGSDHAAVDLKAIVMAHLKSRGLDTEDMGTHGRDSVDYTHYGIQVARAVSEGRAERGILLCGSGLGMSMVANRFPGVRAALCNDLFAAGMCRRHNDANILVLGGRVLGDVLACAIVDAWLDTPFEGGRHQVRLDQFNQGFCEPFK comes from the coding sequence ATGACAGAGAAAAAAGCCATTCTGCTGGGCAGCGATCATGCCGCAGTGGATCTTAAGGCCATTGTAATGGCACATCTGAAATCCCGGGGACTGGATACCGAAGACATGGGAACCCATGGCAGGGACTCCGTGGATTATACCCATTATGGAATACAGGTGGCCAGGGCTGTTTCCGAAGGTCGTGCCGAGCGGGGGATTCTTCTTTGTGGAAGTGGCCTTGGCATGAGCATGGTTGCCAACCGTTTTCCCGGTGTAAGGGCGGCCCTTTGTAATGACCTTTTTGCCGCTGGTATGTGCCGTCGTCATAACGATGCCAACATCCTTGTTCTTGGCGGGCGGGTACTGGGGGATGTGCTGGCCTGTGCCATTGTGGATGCATGGCTGGATACGCCCTTTGAGGGCGGACGTCATCAGGTGCGGCTGGATCAATTTAATCAGGGATTCTGTGAACCCTTCAAGTGA
- the glyA gene encoding serine hydroxymethyltransferase — protein MDMDTIRAVDPEIADSMARELGRQQGSLELIASENIVSPAVMAAQGSIMTNKYAEGYPAKRYYGGCEFVDEAENLALARAKELFGAVYANVQPHSGSQANMACYFGLLEPGDKILGMDLSHGGHLTHGSPVNFSGRLYNFNHYGVARETGRIDYDALQKQAEEFRPRMIVAGASAYPRILDFERFAAIAASVDAFLMVDMAHIAGLVAAGVHPSPIPHATVVTSTTHKTLRGPRGGLILAGEDKAAVFNKQIFPGIQGGPLMHVIAAKAVAFKEALSDDFKAYQMRVVENAAAMAASLMDAGLNLVSGGTDNHLMLVDLTNIGITGKEAEAVLGQAGITVNKNTVPFETRSPFVTSGIRIGTAALATRGMGVKEMQTIASWIADCVKNPSDEAKIASIRREVAALTDGFPLFKY, from the coding sequence GTGGATATGGATACCATTCGTGCGGTTGATCCGGAAATTGCCGATTCCATGGCAAGGGAGCTTGGGCGTCAGCAGGGCAGTCTGGAGCTGATCGCCTCTGAAAATATTGTAAGTCCCGCGGTTATGGCTGCCCAGGGCAGCATCATGACCAACAAGTATGCCGAGGGCTATCCTGCCAAGCGTTATTATGGCGGGTGCGAGTTTGTGGATGAGGCGGAAAACCTTGCCCTTGCAAGGGCAAAGGAGCTCTTTGGTGCCGTGTATGCCAATGTGCAGCCCCATTCCGGTTCCCAGGCTAACATGGCCTGTTACTTCGGCCTTCTGGAGCCGGGGGATAAAATTCTCGGCATGGATCTTTCCCACGGCGGCCATCTTACCCACGGGTCTCCTGTAAATTTTTCCGGCAGGTTATACAATTTTAACCATTACGGGGTTGCCAGGGAAACGGGGCGCATTGATTATGATGCCCTTCAGAAGCAGGCCGAAGAATTCCGGCCCCGGATGATAGTTGCCGGAGCCAGCGCCTATCCCCGTATTCTGGATTTTGAGCGTTTTGCCGCCATTGCCGCATCCGTAGATGCCTTTCTGATGGTGGATATGGCCCATATCGCAGGTCTTGTGGCCGCAGGCGTGCATCCTTCTCCCATTCCCCATGCCACTGTGGTGACCAGTACCACCCATAAAACCCTGAGGGGACCCCGTGGTGGACTGATTCTGGCGGGTGAAGATAAGGCTGCCGTTTTCAACAAGCAGATTTTCCCCGGCATTCAGGGTGGCCCCCTGATGCATGTCATCGCAGCCAAGGCTGTGGCCTTCAAAGAAGCTTTGTCTGATGATTTTAAAGCATATCAGATGCGTGTGGTGGAAAATGCTGCTGCCATGGCTGCTTCTTTGATGGATGCGGGTCTTAATCTGGTGTCCGGCGGCACGGATAACCATCTGATGCTGGTGGATCTCACCAATATCGGTATTACGGGTAAAGAGGCCGAAGCGGTGCTGGGGCAGGCGGGTATTACTGTTAACAAGAATACCGTACCCTTTGAAACCCGCAGTCCCTTTGTTACTTCGGGTATCCGCATTGGTACGGCAGCTCTGGCCACCCGCGGTATGGGTGTTAAAGAAATGCAGACCATTGCTTCCTGGATTGCCGATTGCGTGAAAAATCCCTCCGATGAAGCGAAGATAGCTTCCATACGCAGGGAAGTGGCGGCCCTTACGGATGGTTTTCCTCTGTTTAAGTACTGA
- a CDS encoding deoxycytidylate deaminase, whose amino-acid sequence MTEDRPSWDAYFMDIATLVACRSTCLRRAVGAILVKDRRILTTGYNGAPTGLMHCGQKKGCLREQLGVPSGQRHEICRGLHAEQNAIIQAARHGVSILGATLYCTTQPCSICARMFINAGIKEVYYKEGYADPLALEMLEEAGIPCQQIALD is encoded by the coding sequence ATGACAGAAGACCGGCCGTCCTGGGATGCGTATTTTATGGATATTGCTACTCTTGTAGCATGTAGATCCACCTGTCTGCGCAGGGCCGTGGGTGCCATTCTGGTGAAGGATCGGCGGATTTTAACAACTGGTTATAATGGTGCTCCGACAGGGCTTATGCATTGTGGGCAAAAAAAAGGATGCTTGCGTGAGCAACTGGGGGTGCCTTCCGGGCAGCGGCATGAAATATGTAGAGGTCTGCATGCGGAGCAGAATGCTATTATTCAGGCTGCCCGGCACGGGGTTTCTATTTTAGGAGCCACCCTCTACTGCACTACTCAACCGTGTTCTATCTGTGCCCGTATGTTTATCAATGCTGGTATTAAGGAAGTATATTATAAAGAAGGCTATGCAGATCCCTTGGCTCTTGAAATGCTGGAAGAGGCTGGGATTCCTTGTCAGCAGATAGCTTTAGACTGA
- the nrdR gene encoding transcriptional regulator NrdR, producing the protein MKCPFCGEGDNKVIDSRLSKDSTMIRRRRECLSCTRRFTTYEQIEEIPMMIVKKDGRREQFSKEKLRSGILRACEKRNVSMHTIEGFIDELERDLRESGEKEISSRILGERVMHKLHDLDAIAYVRFASVYREFKDVNDFVEELKSLLIREKEA; encoded by the coding sequence ATGAAGTGTCCGTTTTGTGGAGAAGGGGATAACAAGGTCATTGATTCCCGCCTGAGCAAGGATAGCACCATGATCCGAAGACGGCGTGAGTGTCTGAGCTGTACCCGTCGCTTCACCACCTATGAGCAGATTGAGGAAATTCCCATGATGATTGTCAAAAAAGACGGTCGCAGGGAACAGTTCAGCAAGGAAAAGCTGCGCAGTGGCATTCTCAGGGCCTGTGAAAAACGCAATGTGAGCATGCATACCATAGAAGGCTTCATTGACGAGCTGGAGAGGGATCTGAGGGAATCCGGAGAAAAGGAAATCTCTTCCAGAATTCTGGGAGAAAGGGTGATGCATAAACTCCATGACCTTGATGCCATTGCCTATGTGCGCTTTGCTTCCGTTTACCGGGAATTTAAAGATGTGAATGACTTTGTGGAAGAGCTGAAATCCCTTCTCATACGGGAAAAAGAAGCATGA
- the ribD gene encoding bifunctional diaminohydroxyphosphoribosylaminopyrimidine deaminase/5-amino-6-(5-phosphoribosylamino)uracil reductase RibD: protein MNEDDFFMERALELALKGSGRTSPNPLVGAVVVRNGETVGEGWHMAYGGPHAEVHALKAAGAAAEGATIYVTLEPCNHFGKTPPCTQAILDAGIRRVVIAMEDPNPKAAGGMDRLRSAGVIVDTGVCEGKARKLNAPFIKKVETGLPWVVLKCAMTLDGRVATRSGDSKWVTGPEARQWCHRHLRQRLDAILVGSATVRADDPSLTCRLPEGGGRDPLRIVLASSLDLSPEARVLRQKSDSATLLVCAQGVAESRKQPFYDLGVRILEAPSGSDGRLDFKALMPLLAEQGIQSLLIEGGGRVAASALKSGVVDQVVFFYAPKILGGDGIPVLDGPGPERMAQCMTLSGMEVFSCGEDIRVEGYPE, encoded by the coding sequence ATGAATGAAGATGACTTCTTCATGGAAAGGGCCCTTGAGCTGGCCTTGAAGGGCAGTGGCCGAACATCCCCCAACCCGCTGGTGGGTGCTGTTGTGGTCCGGAACGGTGAGACTGTGGGGGAAGGCTGGCATATGGCCTACGGTGGTCCCCATGCGGAGGTTCATGCCCTGAAAGCCGCCGGAGCTGCGGCTGAGGGAGCCACCATTTATGTTACCCTGGAGCCTTGTAACCATTTTGGAAAAACTCCGCCCTGTACCCAGGCCATTCTGGATGCAGGGATCAGGCGTGTGGTAATTGCCATGGAAGATCCCAATCCCAAAGCAGCAGGGGGTATGGATCGTCTGCGTTCAGCCGGTGTGATTGTGGATACGGGGGTCTGTGAAGGCAAGGCCAGAAAGCTCAATGCTCCTTTTATTAAAAAGGTGGAAACGGGTCTGCCCTGGGTGGTGCTGAAGTGTGCAATGACCCTTGACGGCCGTGTTGCTACCCGCAGTGGTGATTCAAAGTGGGTGACGGGTCCGGAGGCCAGGCAGTGGTGCCACAGGCATCTGCGGCAGCGGCTGGATGCCATTCTGGTGGGCAGTGCCACGGTGCGGGCGGATGACCCCAGTCTCACCTGCAGACTGCCCGAGGGTGGCGGCAGGGACCCTTTACGCATTGTGCTGGCATCCAGCCTGGATCTTTCCCCCGAGGCCAGAGTGTTGCGCCAGAAAAGTGATTCTGCTACCTTGCTTGTCTGTGCTCAAGGAGTTGCAGAATCCCGGAAGCAGCCTTTTTATGATCTGGGTGTCCGGATTCTTGAGGCTCCTTCAGGCAGTGATGGCAGGCTGGATTTTAAGGCTCTGATGCCCCTTCTGGCGGAACAGGGGATTCAGAGTCTTCTTATTGAGGGAGGGGGGCGAGTGGCTGCATCGGCCCTTAAAAGTGGTGTTGTGGATCAGGTGGTGTTTTTTTATGCTCCAAAAATCCTTGGCGGGGATGGTATTCCTGTGCTGGATGGTCCCGGTCCTGAGCGTATGGCCCAGTGTATGACCCTTTCGGGTATGGAGGTTTTTTCCTGTGGAGAAGATATCCGTGTGGAAGGGTATCCCGAATAA
- a CDS encoding riboflavin synthase, with product MFTGIIEGMGTIRELTAAGEGRRMSVEADFDLTGTRIGDSIAVNGACLTAVHLAGRRFVVDVAPETVMRSRFKIARVGERVNLERALTLSSRLDGHIVTGHVDGEGRILHRESRSNAIIITIGVEASLARYLIPKGSVAVDGTSLTVNTCDKDRFSVSIIPHTAGLSTVAVREVGESVNIETDIVGKYIERFITMPGGAGEKKPASSGIDLSFLAKNGFL from the coding sequence ATGTTTACGGGAATTATTGAAGGAATGGGCACTATCCGGGAGCTTACTGCGGCCGGAGAGGGTCGGCGGATGAGCGTGGAGGCGGATTTTGACCTTACCGGTACCCGCATCGGAGACAGTATTGCCGTAAACGGTGCCTGCCTGACAGCCGTGCATCTGGCTGGCAGGCGTTTTGTTGTGGATGTGGCTCCCGAGACCGTCATGCGATCCCGTTTTAAAATTGCAAGAGTTGGTGAGCGGGTGAATCTGGAAAGGGCTCTGACCCTTTCATCCCGTCTGGACGGGCATATTGTAACGGGCCATGTGGATGGTGAAGGCAGGATTCTTCACAGGGAGAGCCGGAGCAATGCCATTATTATCACCATAGGTGTTGAGGCTTCCCTTGCACGCTACCTGATTCCCAAGGGATCTGTGGCTGTGGATGGTACCAGCCTGACGGTGAATACCTGTGATAAAGATCGTTTTTCTGTTTCCATTATCCCCCATACCGCAGGGCTTTCCACTGTGGCTGTCAGGGAAGTGGGAGAAAGCGTGAATATAGAAACGGATATTGTGGGAAAATATATAGAGCGTTTCATCACAATGCCCGGTGGTGCAGGGGAGAAAAAGCCGGCATCTTCCGGTATTGATCTTTCTTTTCTGGCAAAAAACGGGTTTCTGTAG
- a CDS encoding bifunctional 3,4-dihydroxy-2-butanone-4-phosphate synthase/GTP cyclohydrolase II translates to MPKISIEEAIEDIRAGKMVILADDEDRENEGDLTIAAEKVTPEVINFMAKYGRGLICLSLTAEKCDALDLPMMVGNNTSPFGTGFTVSIEAREGVTTGISAADRATTILAAVKKEAKPRDLVRPGHIFPLRAKDGGVIVRSGQTEGSMDLARLAGLEPAGVICEIMDDDGTMARMPSLERFSEEHGIGICTVADLIAYRLRTETFVKRQVEARVPTAFAGEFRTVVYENAIDDFQHIAFIKGEIDPAKPVLVRVHSECLTGDIFGSLRCDCGDQLRKAMVMMEDDGCGVLLYIRQEGRGIGLVNKLKAYNLQDEGMDTVDANVKLGFKPDMRDYGIGAQILVDLGIREMRLITNNPKKMVGLEGYGLRIVEQVPIEIESNDVNRCYLECKKLKMGHLLTLMDKNA, encoded by the coding sequence ATGCCGAAAATATCGATAGAAGAGGCCATTGAGGATATCAGGGCCGGGAAAATGGTTATTCTGGCCGATGATGAAGACAGGGAAAACGAGGGTGATCTGACCATTGCCGCAGAAAAGGTTACTCCTGAAGTTATTAATTTTATGGCAAAATATGGGCGTGGCCTGATCTGCCTTTCCCTGACAGCGGAAAAATGTGATGCCCTGGATCTGCCCATGATGGTGGGTAACAATACTTCTCCCTTTGGCACGGGTTTCACGGTTTCCATTGAAGCCAGGGAAGGGGTCACCACAGGTATTTCCGCAGCAGACAGGGCTACCACCATTCTGGCGGCGGTAAAAAAAGAAGCCAAACCCAGGGATCTTGTGCGTCCGGGGCATATATTCCCCCTTCGGGCCAAAGATGGTGGTGTGATTGTCCGTTCCGGCCAGACTGAGGGTTCCATGGACCTTGCCCGTCTTGCTGGTCTGGAGCCTGCCGGTGTGATCTGCGAGATAATGGATGATGACGGAACCATGGCCCGTATGCCTTCTCTGGAGAGGTTCAGTGAAGAGCACGGCATAGGTATCTGTACCGTTGCGGATCTTATTGCCTACAGGCTGCGTACGGAAACCTTTGTTAAACGTCAGGTGGAGGCCAGGGTTCCCACTGCCTTTGCAGGTGAGTTCCGTACCGTTGTTTATGAAAATGCCATTGATGATTTTCAGCATATAGCCTTTATCAAAGGTGAGATAGATCCGGCAAAGCCGGTTCTTGTGCGGGTGCACTCCGAATGCCTCACCGGAGATATTTTTGGTTCCCTGCGCTGTGACTGCGGAGATCAATTGCGCAAAGCCATGGTAATGATGGAAGATGATGGCTGTGGTGTTCTTCTCTATATCCGTCAGGAGGGCCGGGGTATAGGTCTTGTGAATAAACTCAAGGCCTATAATCTGCAGGATGAGGGTATGGATACGGTGGATGCCAATGTGAAGCTGGGCTTTAAGCCGGATATGCGTGATTACGGTATTGGAGCACAGATTCTTGTGGATCTGGGTATCCGGGAAATGCGGCTTATTACCAATAATCCCAAAAAAATGGTGGGCCTTGAAGGTTATGGTCTGCGTATTGTGGAGCAGGTTCCCATAGAAATTGAGTCCAATGATGTGAACCGCTGCTACCTTGAGTGTAAAAAGTTGAAAATGGGCCACCTGCTTACCCTGATGGATAAGAATGCCTGA
- the ribH gene encoding 6,7-dimethyl-8-ribityllumazine synthase yields MPRILEAHLRADGKRFAIISTRFNDFITERLVGGAVDALVRHGASEDSIDIVKTPGAYEVPLVAKKLVAKGCYDAVICLGAVIRGATPHFDYVAGEAAKGIAQVMLEAGVPVIFGILTTDTIEQAIERAGTKAGNKGFDAAVAALEMANLMDVVDKA; encoded by the coding sequence ATGCCAAGAATTCTGGAGGCCCATCTGAGGGCCGATGGCAAGCGTTTTGCCATTATCAGTACCCGGTTTAATGATTTTATCACAGAACGCCTTGTAGGTGGTGCCGTGGATGCTCTGGTACGGCACGGGGCATCGGAGGATTCCATTGATATTGTAAAAACCCCTGGTGCCTATGAAGTTCCCCTGGTTGCAAAAAAGCTTGTTGCCAAGGGCTGCTATGATGCGGTGATATGTCTGGGAGCTGTTATCCGTGGTGCTACCCCCCACTTTGATTATGTGGCGGGAGAGGCGGCCAAGGGTATTGCCCAGGTGATGCTGGAAGCGGGTGTTCCTGTGATTTTCGGCATCCTTACAACGGATACCATTGAGCAGGCCATAGAGCGGGCCGGAACCAAAGCTGGTAATAAAGGCTTTGATGCTGCTGTGGCTGCCCTTGAGATGGCAAACCTTATGGATGTGGTGGATAAAGCCTGA